The following DNA comes from Bacteroidota bacterium.
ATAATGCTGACTCATTGCAACTTTTGCGTTTTGTTTATTAAACTATTTTGTGAATAACTGCGTTCTTTTTATCAGCTTCCCGAAGTATTTTTCCTAAATATTTTTTGTAAATTCTTTGTGCTTTTAATGGTATAGCTATTACACAAAGTGACACAAAGAAAACACAAAGTTGCACAAGGATTTTATCGTGGCACAACAAAAAATGAAGTAGCCTTGATTTCCACAATCAGTGTTTAACCCCTTTACCTGAAAGAACCGAAATAAATGTGAGGCTGATGATTTTAAGATCGAACCAAATTGATTTGTAATCAAGATATTCTTTTTTCATAGCTACTTAGTCGACTTAGGATATTTCATCCCTGCCATTGATTTTTGTCCAGCCGGTGATGTGGTTCATTAAAAATTCTTTATACCTGTTAACACTTCATCAATAATTCTTTCTGCCGTTTTCACCGGAAAGGCCGTAAGTTTTGCTACATGGATGCAATCTTTTATATCCGGCTTTCCTTTTCCATTGATGGTTGTTGTGTGGTTATTATTGAATCCGGAGGAAGGCAAGAGGTCATAAGCCGGAGAGAGTTTCCAGGTGTTGGCATGGTATGTAAAGGAAAAGTTTTTAGCATGGTCATCTTTATTTCCAATTGCGACATTAAATACCATCAGTCTGAACATTTTTTCCACTTCGTTGAAATCTCTGGTTAAGGCCATTGTAGCTTTGAGGAGGTCAGTATAATCGAGTGCCGGTAAGCGGTGACTGGCGTATAGTAGTCCTGAGGCGGTATGCACATGGATTCGTGTGCCGGCAATGCGGTCGAATCGCTGCACACCAAAGTACTTTCCATCAAACAAGCGGGTTTCAGGCATTTCGATACCACATTTGCCGGCCATTTGTGCATGCTGGTATTCAATCATTCCTACCTCTTGTGGATCGGTACTTGCTTTAAATTTGATTAGCCAATCCGTTCCGTCAATCTTCAAAAGCACTTTTGGCCTTGCGCCACCCGAGGAACCTGCTTTATCAAAAATTTCTTCCAACGCAGCCGAAGCATCTGCCTGAAGAATTTTTGCAATCTCGTTGGCATAGTAAACAAGCTGATGGTTTGATTCGTCTTCGGGAATATGCTGAGCCGGTTGATATGAAAGTGCTCCCATCCCATGATGGCCCACGAGGCTGAGC
Coding sequences within:
- a CDS encoding type II toxin-antitoxin system HipA family toxin yields the protein MKEADGMIEHHTSLNVYYQSQKVGRLALAPDRRCVFEYESGWFSNGFSISPFYLPLKSGVFTARSEPFNGLFGVFNDSLSDGWGTLLTDRWLSTKGYNPSEFTVIDRLSLVGHHGMGALSYQPAQHIPEDESNHQLVYYANEIAKILQADASAALEEIFDKAGSSGGARPKVLLKIDGTDWLIKFKASTDPQEVGMIEYQHAQMAGKCGIEMPETRLFDGKYFGVQRFDRIAGTRIHVHTASGLLYASHRLPALDYTDLLKATMALTRDFNEVEKMFRLMVFNVAIGNKDDHAKNFSFTYHANTWKLSPAYDLLPSSGFNNNHTTTINGKGKPDIKDCIHVAKLTAFPVKTAERIIDEVLTGIKNF